One Thermoanaerobaculia bacterium genomic window, GGGGAGAGCTGGGGACTCATGCGAAGGAGCTTCACCTTCAATTGATGAAGGAGGCTTCGGAGCTGGGACTCACCGCCATCGATGTTCCGGAAGCGTACGGCGGAATGGATATGGACAAGATTACGTCGGCGATGGTGGTGGAAGCCCTGACAACGGGGCAGAGTGCCTCCTGGATGGTCACCTTCCTTGCCCATTGCGGAATCGGAACCCTGCCCATCGTTTACTTCGGATCCGAAGCACAGAAGGCCACCTGGCTGCCGAAGCTGACCTCCGTGGATTACCTTTCCGCCTATGCCCTGACGGAGCCCGGCGCAGGGTCCGATGCTCTTAATATCAAGACATCGGCCCATCTTTCGGAGGACGGTACCCATTACGTCCTGACGGGCACGAAGCAGTTCATCACCAACGGCGGCTGGGCCGATCTCTTCATCATCTTTGCCAAGATCGATGATTCCGACTTCACCGCCTTTGTCGTTCCACGCGACACCGAGGGGCTGACCATCGGGCCCGAAGAAGAAAAGATGGGCATCCGGGGCTCCTCGACCACAAGCGTGACCCTGGAGAATTGCAGGGTGCCCGTGGAGAACCTTCTGGGCGAGAGGGGCAAGGGGCATCACATTGCCTTCAATATCCTGAATATCGGCCGTTTCAAGCTTGGTGCGGCGGATCTGGGAGGGTGCAAGGCCTGTGTCGGGCAGGCGGTGACCTATGCCCTCGAACGAAAGCAGTTCGGCCAGCCCATCGCGACCTTTGATGCCATCCGGTCCAAGTTTGCCGATATGGTGGTTCGAACCTACGTTCTGGACTCAGCCATCTATCGGACCGTAGGACTGATGGAGGAGAGGATCTCCACGCTGGATCCATCTTCCGAAGATTACCGCTTGAAAGTCTGGGACGCGCTTGAAGCCTTTGCCATCGAGGCATCCATCGCCAAAATTCTTGGGAGCGAAACACTCTTTGGAGTTTCGGATCACGGAATTCAAATCTACGGTGGATACGGATTCATTGAAGAGTATCCCATGGCAGGGGTCTTCCGGGACACACGGATTGACAGGATCTATGAGGGCACAAATGAAATCAACCGTATGGTGATCTATGGCTATCTTCTTAAAAATGCCCTCCTGGAAGAGATTCCCCTGCGGGAATCGGTCAAGACCTGGACAAAAATGCCCTCCATGGCAGAAGGTCCCTTCGCCTGGGAGATTCAGGCACTGGAAGCCATGAGACGAATGGTCATGAAGCTGGTGGATCGCGCGATCGGCGTGTATGGCCAGGACCTTCGCAATGAGCAGATCGTTGGAGAACAGCTTGCCGATCTGGTGATCGGATATTACGGAGCCTCTTCAGCTCTGAACCGGGTTCTCCATCACGACGGATCCGGGAGAGACCGGGCTCTGAAATCGATTGTCCGGCTGGCCGTGACGTCGGTACTGAAACAGTTCACCGGAACGATCCACGGCCTGGCACCGACACTCTATCCGGGGAAGGAATGGGAGCAGGCCCGGGGTCCATTCTCCGAGCTTTTCATGTACACAATCATTCCCTTCAATCCGGTGGATGAGATCCGCCATCTGACCGACGATCTCTATCAGCACCAAACCTATCGTTACGAATAAGGAGGAACCATGAGTCAACCTGTTACCGTCATCGTAGACGCTGTCCGAAGTCCCATGGGAGTCAAAAAGGGCAACATGATCGGCATTCGGTCCGACGAGCTTGCAGCCCAGGTGACCCGTGCCCTCCTGGACCGGCAACCCGGTCTTCCGCTGGAAGCCATCGAAGATGTGGTCCTGGGCTGTGCCTTTCCGGAACACACCCAGGGCATGCTCATGGCCCGCGGTGTCGCACTTCTCGTCGGGATCCCCAGGGAGGCGGGCGCCAAAGTGGTGAATCGATTCTGCGGATCCTCGATGGACGCGGTCCATCAGATCTCCCAGGGAATCATTGCGGGTGATCTTTCCTGCGGAATTGCGATCGGTGTCGAAGACATGTTCGCCATTCCCGTCGGAGGATTTAACCCCTCCTTCCATCCCCGTCTGAGTGAGATGCGCTATTACATCTCCATGGGAGAGACCGCCGAAATCCTGGCGGAAGAAGGGAAGATCTCCCGGGAAGACCAGGAAGCCTTTTCCGTGGGTTCCCACGAAAAGGCGCTGAAGGCATGGGAAGAGGGAAAATTCAAAAACGAAGTGGTTCCGATCGATAAAAACGGGACCGTCATCGACCGGGACGAAGGACCAAAGACGCCCGATCTTGAAAAGATACGATCGCTGAAACCCGCCTTCAAAGACGGCGGATCCATTACCGCCGCAACTTCGAGCCCCATTTCTATCGGCGCCTCTGCCCTCATCGTGACCAGTGAATCCTTTGCAAAGGATCACAACCTCCCCATTCGGGCACGGATCCTTTCCCGAACCGTGGCAGGAGTTGACTGGACCCGCATGGGAATGGGTCCTCTTCCGGCCACGGAAAAGGCCCTGAAGGCAGTCAGGCTGACGATGGACGACATAGATCTAATCGAATTGAACGAGGCTTTTGCCGCGCAATCTCTCTATGTCATCCGAAAGGGCGGGTGGCCCATGGATCGGATCAACATTCACGGTGGCGCCATTGCCCTGGGGCACCCCCTGGGAGCTTCGGGCGCCCGGATCATGACTACACTAATCAATGCCCTGGAACAGACCGGCGGAAAGCGGGGGCTGGCCACAATGTGCATTGGAACGGGCCAGGGCATCGCAACCGTCATCGAGAGGGGGTAAGGCATGGATATTCAAAAGATCGGCGTGCTCGGATCCGGCGTGATGGGCAGCCAGCTGGCCGCCCACTTCGCCAATGCCGGCTTCCACACGTACCTCTTCGATTTAAACCAGGATCTGGCCGAAGGAGGATTAAAACGGGCAACCGAGATTAAGCCGAAAGCGTTTTATCATGAGCGGTTCACGAAGCGGGTCACCCCTGTAAATTACGACGAGCACCTGGACCGGCTTTCGGAATGCCAGTGGGTGATTGAGGCCATTGCCGAACGCCTGGACTGGAAAACCGATCTCTACCGCCGGGTGGGTGACGTCATGGCTCCGGGAACTATCGTGACCTCCAACACCTCCGGATTGGCCCTTTCTGACCTTACCGCGGACATGTCCGCGGGGATGAGGAAAAATTTCTTTATCACTCACTTTTTCAACCCGCCCCGTTACCTGAAGCTGGTGGAGATCGTGAACGGAGCGGACAACGACCCCGTTACCGTACAGCAGATGTCCGATTTCATTGCCCGGAAGCTGGGTAAGGGCATCGTGAACGCAAAGGACACGCCAAACTTTATCGCCAACCGGATCGGGGTCTTCGGCATGATGCTGGCCCTGGATCTGACCCGCCGGATGCGCCTGAGCGTGGAAGAGGTGGACAAGCTGACCGGACCTGTCATGGGCCGCCCCAAGTCGGCGACCTATCGTACGGCCGACATCGTGGGCCTGGACACCCTGGCCTTCGTGGCCAAAACCGCCTATGACAGGTGCACGAACGATGAAGCCCGGAACCTTTTCCAGGTTCCCGACGTCCTTCAGAAGCTGATCGAAGCCGGGCGTCTGGGTCAGAAAAGCGGGGAGGGTTTTTACAAAAAGGAGGGCCGGGACATCCTCTCCCTCGATCTGGAGACCCTGGAATACACACCTCAAAAGAAGGTGCGGATGGATGGGATCGGTGTGGCCCGGCGCCATACGGACAAGCTGAAATCGATCCGGGCCCTCGTCTTCAACCCCGACATCGCCGGCACCTTTGCCTGGGAGCTGACGATGGGAACCCTTGCGTATGCCGCCAGGAGGATTCCGGAAATCTCCGACGACATCGTCCAGATCGACAATGCCATGAAATGGGGATTCGGCTGGGATGTCGGACCCTTTGAGCTCTGGGACGCCCTGGGGGTTCACACGACGGCCCTCCGGATGGAAGCGGAAGGAAAAAAGATTCCTCCCATCGTTCAGGATCTCCTCGATGCAGGGGAAGACAGCTTCTACCGAAGGGACGAGGAAGCACGGCGTGTCTACTTCCAGATGGAATCAAAGGTAATGGAACCCCTGCCTGTCCCGAAGGATATCGTCGTTCTGGCGGATCAGAAGGCGAAGGGTAAAACCCTTCTGGAAAACTGGTGCGCCTCCCTTGTCGATCTTGACGACGGTGTCGCCTGCCTCGCCTTTCACTCCATCCTTCAACCGGAGTTCAACCCGATTGACGCCTCCATTCTGGACATGGCCGGACAGGCTCTGGCCTACGTTGGTAGAAAGGGATATCGGGGTCTCGTGATCTCCCATGACGGTACACACTTCTGCGCCGGTGCCAACCTCGCCATGATCCTGGAACTGGCACGGGCGAAGAAGTATGACATGCTTGCCATGGTATCCAAGACCTTTCAGGACCTGGGTCAGGCCATGAAGTATGCTCCATTCCCGGTTGTGGCGGCGCCTTTCAGCGTCTGCCTGGGAGGCGGATATGAAATTTCAGCCCCGGCGGACCGGGTAGTGGCCCTCGCCGAACTCTACTGTGGGGCCGTGGAGGTCGGGGTCGGTCTGATCCCGGGCGCCGGCGGAAACCTGCGGATTCTGGAGACGATCCACCGCTGCACGCCCGTCAGGAAGTTCGGTCCCTTTCCTCCGGTTCAGAAGGCCTTCGAAACGATCGGATTCGCGAAGGTTTCGATGTCGGCATATGAAGCCATCGATCTGGGGTATTTTCCGCACGACACGAAGATCGTTCTCTCCCGGGACCACCTCCTGGCCACGGCCAAGCAGGAAGTCCTGACCCTTGCCGAGAACTACAATCCTCCGTCACCTCCTGATGACCTTATTCTTCCGGGAGAGGGAGGAAGGCTCGCCGTCGAGTCGACGATCGACAACTTCCGCTATGCCGGAACGATCAGCGAGCACGACGCCCTCATCGGCAAGAAGCTGGCATATGTCCTGACGGGCGGTGAACGGGCAAACGGGATCACGCCCCTTGACGAGCAGTACATGCTGGATATCGAGCGGGAAGTCTTCGTGAGCCTGGCCGGGGAACCGAAGTCCCAGGAACGGATGGGCTACATGCTGAAGAAGGGAAAACCCCTCCGGAACTGAGTAAAAACTTTACAGCAGTCGTCAGCCTTTTGCCAGATCATTAAATTCCTGAACCGTCCGGGTGAACTCCTTCAGGAGTTCCCCGGGCGTTTCGGGGTTGTCGCCAAAAACACCAACAAGAGCATTGTAATACCATCGTCGTCCCTCCTTCCCTCCTTTCAGCTTCTTCAGGAGGCTGTCACCCTGGTCGCGGTAGAGCCGTATAATCGTCCGAAGGTTGTAGATCTTATCCGCAAGGGAAACAAGAAGAATCGATCGATCGAAGGTGGACACCCTGGCCAGGTAGGCCTCTTTCCTCGTTTTCCATGGTGGCCTGGGGGTCTCCTCGCTGTCGGTGCACCCGATAACAATACGGGTAACCCTGTCCCCGAATGTCCTTCGTATGGCCTCCCGCGTCTCGCTCCCGCCCTGATCCTCCACCGCGTCATGGAGGAGCGCCGCCATGGCTTCCTCCTCATCGGCACCGAATTCCATGGCGATACTGGCCACACCGAGAAGGTGGGCGATGTAAGGAATTTCCGTTCCCTTCCGTTTCTGCTTGCCATGCAGGCGGACGGCCCATTCGAGGACTTGAACAAACCGGTTCGAAGGGATCATGACCACTCCTTTCTCTCCTTCATCATACCTCAGCCCGCATGAACCGGGTTTTCAGCCATCCCCCCCCACTACACACCGAGTATGAGAATTGCGGGCCGGCCCGTGTACAATGGGATCCGATGAAACGCCTTCTTCTCACGGCCGGTGTCCTGCTCGCGGCATTCATTACCATCCATATCCGGGTGACCCTCGGTTCCCGGATCCATCTGGACCGGGCCCGGGAACACAGAGCGTCGGGAGAGGTGCTGCCCGCCGTAATGGAGTACCAGACCGCTATCGGCTACTATGCCCCGCTCAACCCGTACAGCCGCCGCGCGGCCGTTGAATTGACGTCATGGGCTGACGAAATGAAGCGTGAAGGTTCCGTTACAGCCTTTGAGGTTCACGATCGAGCCCGGCGATCGATCCTGGGGCTCCGCTCCTTCTACCAGCCCTACCGGGATCTCCTCACAAATCAGAACAAAACAGGATCCCCTCGGGATCCCAACCTCTTTCTCTACATTTTTTCTGTCGTCTGTCTTGCCGTTTCCTGGGGAGCCTGGTGGATCCGCTCCCTCCTCTGCCGGTGGAAAATTAGTCTCTCTCTAACTTTCCTTGCTCTCTGGGTGGTATTTCTTTCTCTCTCCTGACACCCGATTCCACTTTTAAATAACTGTCCGCCACCGTTTTCCAGGGCTCCTCCAGACCGGATCCGATAAGCCAGTCGTGGATACAGGAGGGAAAATGGAGCCGGGAGGCGTGGACCAGGAACGACGCAAGCCATTCGGGAGAAAGATCCGAGGGCTTGTGGGCTTTGCAGATTCCGCAGAGCACAGCCTCTGATTCCTCCAGGCTTTCCTGTTGTCGCAGGAGGTCCAGCAGGAGGGAACGCGCCGGGAAGAGGGTTGTATCCACCTGAAGGGCTGAAACAAGATCCTCTTTCGCTCCTTCGGTCTTACCGAGCTGAAGACGGGCCCGCGCACGGTTGTAGAGGGTAGCCGCCTGGCCGGGATCCAGCTCCAGGGATCGGCTGAACCAGGCTTCGGCCTCTTTCCACTTTTTTTCTTCGACGCTCAGAAGTCCCAGGGTCGAAGGCGGCTGGGGCAGGGAGGGATCAAGATCGATGGCCCGTTTGAGGACTGCCCGGCTCTCTTCGTTTTTCCCCGATTGAAGCAGGATAAAGCCTTTCAGGCTTAAAGCGGGAGCCAGGTAAGGGTCAATCTTCAGAGCCTGATCGAGGGACTTCAGGGAAAGATCATGGTCTCCGAAATCTCTGGCCATCTGCGCAATCCTGAGGTCAAGAGGAGCCAGGTCGGAAAGGTACAGGGCCCGGGCAAGAGCTTCTCCTCCCCCGTCCCCGCCCCTGGCCCTTCGAACCAGATCGGAGGCCAGGACCTGCCGGCTCATCCAGTCAGGCCTGGCGTTCACCCTGGGTTGAGGCGGCGGTAATGCGGGTAAAACCCGGGTTCCCGGCAGCACGGCCTGTGCCACTGTACCGGTGAAAAGCAGATGCCATGAAGTCGGTATGTACTCCAGGAAGGGATCCGAGAAGACAACAGCCCGGCCCTCTTTCAGAAGGGCGGTCACCTTCGGCTCCTCTTTCGATTGTCTGTAGCGTGTGAGCTCTCCCTCATTCAGAAGGAAAAGAGGCCGGTCGTACACGGTCTGAAAGAGATTGCCCTGGCGGTCCCATATATCCATATCGGGACGGGCTCCTTCCACTAATGTCAGGTAGGCAAGGGGAAAGGTTGTGTTGTCTTCCCAGGTAAAGAGAGCACCTCCGGCAGGCACCTGGGCAAGTACGGCCTCCACGGTGTCCCTGATAATAAGGTTTTCGTGGACGTCCCGGTAGGGAAAGGGAACGAAAGACCAGGCAAGGACGGCTCCCAGAACCATCCATTTTCCGGCTTCCATCCATCTGTACCGTTGATGGAGGTCGGTAAGGGCGAAGAGAGACAGGAGAACAAGACCGATGACGGAGGGAATGGCGTAGGCTTCCGAGGCCAGGGGAGCGGTATCGGCAAAGACGATAAAGGCACCATCGGCCAGAACAACAGGGAGAGCCATCCAGGCCAAAAGGTTCTTTCGCTTCCATCCGAACCACAGGCCGGCCATGGCAAGGGGGAGAAGGAGGAGAAGGTTCGACCAGAGGATGTGAACATATTCAAAGGTTCGCGTGAGGTAGGCTCCGACCGGCAACGTCAGCATCCGACCCCGGACCTGCCGGTTGGTTAGATGCCAGAAGAAGTTCTGGAGGGTTTCGGGGTTTCCCCAGTCCATTGCAGGGTTTTGAAGAGATCGCACGGGCAGGTAGAGATAGAGGGAAAGGGGCAGTAAGAATGCGGGAGCGATACGGATGAGGCGAACCAGAAAGGTACGGAAATCCCTCCGGACGGGCCAGGCAAGGAGTCCCAGGACCAGAGGCGTCAGAGGCACGAGACCCATGTGGCAGGTCAGGAGAAGTCCCCAGAGAAAAGCGGACAGAAGAGGTGGGCAATCGTCATCCAGTTTTTTCGGCAGTGAGGAGAAAAAGAGAAGGAGAAGGACAACTTCCAGCGTGTACACCTCCGCCATCTCCGCCTGGGACCAGAGTACCGGGGAGAGACCTGCCGCCAGGGCGGCCGTCAGGGACAGGACCCGGTTGCCCGTGATACGGAAGGCAAGGCCTGCAAGGATCCAGAAGGCCAGAAGCGCCATCACGGCGGAAAATAGGCTGGCCCGCCATGCGATGTGGCCCAGGGGAACCACGGAAAGAAAGAGCTTGCACAACATCATGTACATGGGAGCCCCGGGGGGATGACCGATTCCCAGGGTCCAGGCCGCCGTGGTGAGTTCCCCGGCATCGTGCACGTAAACCGATGGTGCCATGGTGTACAGGTAGAGTCCCCCCAGCAGAGCGAGAACGATCCACCGTTCACGGCCCACAGGAGTTTCTCCTCATGACCAGAATATCTTCCAGTACCAGAAAATCGAGGCCGCACCGTTCGAAGATTGCGGCGGCATCTTTCGGGGAGTTGGCCAGGGGTTCGCCTTTACCGTTCAGCGAGGTGTTCAGCAGAACGGGGAGACCGGTCAGCGCTTCAAATTCAAGGAGAAGTTCATCCAGTCCCGAACCATCCCCCGGTGTCACGGTCTGGATCCGGGATGTCCCGTCTTCGTGGATAACGGCGGGAATCAGGGCGCGGGTCTCTTCGGGCAGGAGAAAGGTCTGGAGCATATAGGGGCTTGATACCACGCCGGGAAAGAGGTCTCGACATCGATCGATAAGGACAGCCGGGGCAAAGGGCTGAAAAGATTCCCGTTGCTTTATGGCCCGGTTTAATCGGTCTCGAACACCTTTGCTTCTTGGATCGGCCAGGATGGAGCGGTGCCCCAGGGCCCGGGGTCCCATCTCCGACTTCCCCCGGAACCACCCCCCGATGGCTCCCTTTGCCAGCAGTTCCGCGGCTTTTAGGACTGCATCTTTTTCCAGCACGATGTGCGTTTCCCCAAGTGCTTGAACCGCACCGCCCAGCTCTTCCCTGGAGGCTTCGTACCCCAGATAGGGATGTTCCAGAAACCAGTGTGGATCGGCCTTCCCCATCAGTACCGCTCCCAGGGCCGTTCCCGCATCTCCTCCCGCGGGAAGGCAGTAGAGGTTGCCGCAGCCGGATGTTTGCCGCAGGGCTCCGTTCAGGGCCGGATTCAGCGCCATCCCCCCCCCGAAGCAGAGGTCCCGGCACCCGGTTTTGTCCAGCAGAGTTTTCGCCATGTGAAGGCTGACCCGCTCCACGTTCTCCTGAAGGACCCGGGCGAGGGCAAAGTGCCGATCTTCCAGAGGTTCCCCTTCCCTGCGTGGAGGGCCAAAGACCTTTCGAAAGATCGGCGTTGTCCAGGTTCCTCCAAAATCGAACCACTTCCTCTCTGTCTGCAGGGATAATCCATGAACCTGGAAGACGGACCCAAAGTCAATCCTGTAGCGATCATCCCCCAGGGCCGCCATCGACATGACCTTTCCCTCTTCCCGGTTGTGGCGAAACCCGAGATGCTCCGTCACGGCGGCATAGACCAGGCCAGGGGAGTGGGGAAAGGGGAGCCTGCCCAGGCGGGTCAGGCGGGGTGCGGGAAAGCGCTCCGCCCGATAGAAGGCTCCGGACCATGCTTCCGCCACTCCATCCAGAACCATCACCGCAGCCTGTTCGAAGGGTGAAGCAAGAAAGACTGCAAGGGCATGGGCCAGGTAGTGGTCCGAATGGGTGACGGGAGCGTGAATATCCAGAGAAAAAAGCCGGTTTCCGATTCCCTGCATCCTTCGGCCCTTTTGCCAGAGATCCAGAAAACGGCTAACGGCAGTAAGAGGGTTTCGTGAAAGGTACGTCAGCCGCTTCCAAGCACCCCGTTCCGGCCGAAAGGGAAAGGTGACACGGTCAATATCTTTTGCACTGACTCCGGAGGTATTGAGGCAGAACCGGATGGAACGGTAAGGAAATTCAGGATCTCCCTTGATCCGGGAAAAGCGCTCTTCCTCCGCGAAGGCCACCGGGCGGCCGTCGATAGAGAGGGCGGCGGAGGCATCGTGGGTAAAGGCGTGAATCCCCAGGGAAATCATTGGATCTCATTATATAGCCGATCCGCAGAGGAGTACGAATCCAGCCCGGGACCGCCGATTTCTATTTATCCCTTCGATTTTTCCTTGACTTTACGATATCATTCCCGTATTCTCGAGAGGAAATGCTTACAGCGTTTGAGAGAACAATTGGCGACCTTTCCAACCCCCCTTCCTCCTCTTAACTAAACGACCTGTCCTTTCCTCTCTCAGAGGTTTTGATCCAAATCTCATCGCAGAGCATGACTATATTTTTTTATCTACCATCTGGAGGCCTCTCATGCTGAATTCCGTCCTTACCGCCGTTGTGGCTTTCGTGCTTCTCTTTTCTCCCGGACCCGATATAAAGAACGAGCTTTCGTCCATCCCTCGGGTTCAGCAGGTGACGGAGAAGGTTCTGAATTCAAGCCTGATCCTGCTCCGGGCAGGAGAGATAGACCCATTGGAAGGGATCCCGGATGAATCGGCCTACGGGCTCACCGGCTGGCGGGACTCCGACTCCGGGGAGATCCTCTGCATCGTGCAGTTCGACCGTACCCCAACCCGGGACATGGCACAGAGCCTGAATCCCTACATTACGGAGAGGCTCTACTACATACCCAATCATGCCTACCTGGTTCGAGTGAAAGCCGGAGCTCTGAATTCTCTCCAGAGTGTTTCCGGGATTCGTGCAGCCTTCCGTCTGCCCAAATGGGCCAAGATTGACCCCATGGTATGGGAACAAAATAAAGATACGGTAGAGATTGAAGTCATCACGGCGCCGGGAAGGGATGCACTCAAGGTCGCCCACGTGCTGGAAAGCGAGATGGATGGCGTCAAGATTCTTACTTCAGAATATCACCACCGGCAGGGACGGCTGGATTGCATGGTTGACAGAAATAACCTGGAACAGATTCTGGACACCCTGTCGGGAATGGAGGACGTCCTCTCCATCATGCCCTACCTGGAAAAACAGCTTCTGAACGACAATTCCATCTGGGTGGGGCAAAATTACGATACAGCCAACACAACCACCTATTCCCTCTCTGCCACGATCTGGAACCATGGAATTTCGGGACAGGGCCAGGTCGTCTGCGTGAACGATTCCGGCCTTGATAACGACATGTGCTACTTCCGGTATGACAGCACCGATGAAAGTAAGACTTCCGTCCAGCATCTGATCCCTCCGGACACGGGAGTCCTTATGGACGGAACAGGCGGCAATCCATACAACAAGGTCATCGCCTACTACGTTCAACCGGGGGCCGACGAGTGGGATACGGGGTCCGCTTCCTACCACGGGACCCACGTTTCAGGTTCGGTCCTGGGAGATAACTTTGCTGCGCTCTCCGATCCCAACCCGGTTACCGGCCACAACTCCGGGGACGGAATGGCCCCCAACGCCCGGCTCGTCATGCAGGACGTGGGCGATTCATCGGGTAGCTTAAGCGGCCTGGCCGGCGACCTCTCCGACATGTTTCAGCAGGCGTACGATGCCGGGGCACGGATCCATTCCGACTCCTGGGGCACGACGGAAAGCATCTATGATGCCACGGCGATGGACATGGATGAGTTCATGTTCCGTCATGAGGATTTTCTCTTCTCCGTCGCCATGGGGAACTCCGGGACCGGATCTGCAGACGGTTCCATCGGCTCTCCCGCCACGGCCAAGAGCATCGTCAGCGTCGGGGCGACATCGAATGGAAGCTCATCCCAGGCCAATAATTTGATGGATTACAGCCGGGGTCCAGTGGACGACCAGAGGCTCAAACCCGATGTCTGCTCTCCCGGATCTTCGATCAACTCCGCCTCGGGATCGACAAGCAACACCGACAACAACTGCAGTCCCAAGACCATGAGCGGCACGTCAATGGCGACACCGACCACGTCGGGGTTTCTCGCCCTGATCCGCCAGTACTACACCGATGGCTTTTATCCCTCCGGTACAGCCACTTCCGCCGACGCCATGACCCCATCGGGGGCACTCATGAAGGCGACGATCGTCAACGGCGCGATGGAAATGACAGGAACGGACTACGCGACCAGCTCCACCATTACCCACATTCCCTCTATGGACCAGGGGTGGGGCCGCACCCACCTGGATAACGTTCTCTACTTTGATGGAGATTCGCGTCAGCTTCGGGTATGGGACGTCCGCCATTCGGAGGGCCTCTCCACGGGGGAGCAGGTTGAGTACCAGATCGACGTCCAGTCTTCCTCCCAGCCCCTGAAGGTACACCTGGTCTGGAGCGATCCCGAGTCGACGACCCTGGCCTCCGTGAATCTTGTCAATAATCTCGACCTGGAGGTTGTCTCCCCCGGCAGCACCACGTACCGTGGAAATGTATTTAACAACGGACAGTCCACAACAGGCGGCACCGCCGATGTCCTGAACCCCATCGAAGGGTTTGTCCTGAACAGCCCTGCCACGGGAACCTGGACCCTGCGTGTAAAGGGCACGGCGGTGCCGGGTACGGGAACGGCTCCCTACAGCGACCGGCAGGGGTACGCCCTCGTGGCCACCTTTGCCACCTGCGCAACCGCCCCCTCCGCCCCCACCGGTCTCACCGCGACAAACAACGGCTCAACGGGGATCGATCTGTCATGGACCAGCAGCGACACATCCTTCCTCATCTACCGGGCGCCGGGTACCTCCCCTTCCCCGGAAGACTTCACCCTCGTGGGAACCGCGTCCGGGACAACCTATACCGACACAACGGTCCAGGGCGGGTACTGGTACACCTATCGGGTACGGGCAACAGACAACTGCGGGGAAAGCGATCCTTCCAACGAGGCCAGCGATAAGTACACTGGAAACTGCAACCTCTTCCCGACCTTCGCCGGACTGGTATCCGTGAATAATGACATGTCCTCACCTCTCTGCGATCTGGTTCTCTCCTGGGAAGCAGGGTCGAGCAACTGTCCCGATGCAAGTACGCTCTGGTACAACGTCTACCGCGACACGACGCCCTACTTCACCCCGGGACCTTCCAACCTGATTGAATCCACAACCGAAATTACATGTACCGATTACCTTGTCGATCCAATGGTTACCTACTACTACATCGTCCGGGCCGAGGAT contains:
- a CDS encoding acyl-CoA dehydrogenase family protein, whose amino-acid sequence is MKQGGSFLLEPVVGKIFTREQFTEEQQEINEMVRQFARERIYPNRGELGTHAKELHLQLMKEASELGLTAIDVPEAYGGMDMDKITSAMVVEALTTGQSASWMVTFLAHCGIGTLPIVYFGSEAQKATWLPKLTSVDYLSAYALTEPGAGSDALNIKTSAHLSEDGTHYVLTGTKQFITNGGWADLFIIFAKIDDSDFTAFVVPRDTEGLTIGPEEEKMGIRGSSTTSVTLENCRVPVENLLGERGKGHHIAFNILNIGRFKLGAADLGGCKACVGQAVTYALERKQFGQPIATFDAIRSKFADMVVRTYVLDSAIYRTVGLMEERISTLDPSSEDYRLKVWDALEAFAIEASIAKILGSETLFGVSDHGIQIYGGYGFIEEYPMAGVFRDTRIDRIYEGTNEINRMVIYGYLLKNALLEEIPLRESVKTWTKMPSMAEGPFAWEIQALEAMRRMVMKLVDRAIGVYGQDLRNEQIVGEQLADLVIGYYGASSALNRVLHHDGSGRDRALKSIVRLAVTSVLKQFTGTIHGLAPTLYPGKEWEQARGPFSELFMYTIIPFNPVDEIRHLTDDLYQHQTYRYE
- a CDS encoding thiolase family protein, with the protein product MSQPVTVIVDAVRSPMGVKKGNMIGIRSDELAAQVTRALLDRQPGLPLEAIEDVVLGCAFPEHTQGMLMARGVALLVGIPREAGAKVVNRFCGSSMDAVHQISQGIIAGDLSCGIAIGVEDMFAIPVGGFNPSFHPRLSEMRYYISMGETAEILAEEGKISREDQEAFSVGSHEKALKAWEEGKFKNEVVPIDKNGTVIDRDEGPKTPDLEKIRSLKPAFKDGGSITAATSSPISIGASALIVTSESFAKDHNLPIRARILSRTVAGVDWTRMGMGPLPATEKALKAVRLTMDDIDLIELNEAFAAQSLYVIRKGGWPMDRINIHGGAIALGHPLGASGARIMTTLINALEQTGGKRGLATMCIGTGQGIATVIERG
- a CDS encoding 3-hydroxyacyl-CoA dehydrogenase NAD-binding domain-containing protein; the encoded protein is MDIQKIGVLGSGVMGSQLAAHFANAGFHTYLFDLNQDLAEGGLKRATEIKPKAFYHERFTKRVTPVNYDEHLDRLSECQWVIEAIAERLDWKTDLYRRVGDVMAPGTIVTSNTSGLALSDLTADMSAGMRKNFFITHFFNPPRYLKLVEIVNGADNDPVTVQQMSDFIARKLGKGIVNAKDTPNFIANRIGVFGMMLALDLTRRMRLSVEEVDKLTGPVMGRPKSATYRTADIVGLDTLAFVAKTAYDRCTNDEARNLFQVPDVLQKLIEAGRLGQKSGEGFYKKEGRDILSLDLETLEYTPQKKVRMDGIGVARRHTDKLKSIRALVFNPDIAGTFAWELTMGTLAYAARRIPEISDDIVQIDNAMKWGFGWDVGPFELWDALGVHTTALRMEAEGKKIPPIVQDLLDAGEDSFYRRDEEARRVYFQMESKVMEPLPVPKDIVVLADQKAKGKTLLENWCASLVDLDDGVACLAFHSILQPEFNPIDASILDMAGQALAYVGRKGYRGLVISHDGTHFCAGANLAMILELARAKKYDMLAMVSKTFQDLGQAMKYAPFPVVAAPFSVCLGGGYEISAPADRVVALAELYCGAVEVGVGLIPGAGGNLRILETIHRCTPVRKFGPFPPVQKAFETIGFAKVSMSAYEAIDLGYFPHDTKIVLSRDHLLATAKQEVLTLAENYNPPSPPDDLILPGEGGRLAVESTIDNFRYAGTISEHDALIGKKLAYVLTGGERANGITPLDEQYMLDIEREVFVSLAGEPKSQERMGYMLKKGKPLRN
- a CDS encoding HD domain-containing protein; this translates as MPSNRFVQVLEWAVRLHGKQKRKGTEIPYIAHLLGVASIAMEFGADEEEAMAALLHDAVEDQGGSETREAIRRTFGDRVTRIVIGCTDSEETPRPPWKTRKEAYLARVSTFDRSILLVSLADKIYNLRTIIRLYRDQGDSLLKKLKGGKEGRRWYYNALVGVFGDNPETPGELLKEFTRTVQEFNDLAKG